Below is a window of Carettochelys insculpta isolate YL-2023 chromosome 4, ASM3395843v1, whole genome shotgun sequence DNA.
ATTAAATAGCTGATGCTTTTCATTCTAAATCAATACTGTACTggttcctgcagctccccttgcCTCCCCCCAGAAACAGCACCCTTGTCCCACAGGAATACATGATCTTTCCTACTCCACAGTCATGTTTTTCCCTTGTCACACTagctccagaaaaaaaaatctccagcaTTCTAAACCTGGGGGCCATTGATTCATTAAGTCTTGTTCCACGGCTGGTGTCAGTATGGCTTGTTTTTGGTAATTCGTAGATATTCAAAAGGAAGAATGACTGGAAATACTGGAGCTCTTCCTGAACTTGTAAAGTTATGAGGAAGGATGTAGAGGGAAGAGTCAAAGACTGTTGGAAAGGCATAGAAAATAGGGCAGATATATCTgacctttgtaaaataaaaaaaaaacaaaaacaaatctttGGAAAAAGgttgatatttttatttatcGTCATCTGGTTTCCTCATCCCAATTCAAAACTTTTTGAACTAGTATCATGATACATAAAAGCAATGGGACTATATTATAAAATGATTTGTTATGCTGaacctattttatttatttaaatccaCAGTGCAGTATTATCTtcctattttttaaatgaaaacctgAATGTTCATGGGAAATTGGGCTGCATATTGAGTGTTTTGGGGTCAACAGTGATGGTTATTCATGCTCCTGAAGAAGAGGAAGTCACTTCTTTAGAGGACATGGAAATGAAACTGAAAGATCCAGGTCTGTAATTTATATAATCTGTATTGAATGAAAAAGTGCTTCTCAGTGTCTTACATTCATGTATGTGTCAGCTAGTACTAGGATAGTCCATCAGTGAATAATTTGAGGGTTTTACTGATTTATGTTATCATGATCATCATACTGTTCACTTTCccctgaagattataataaagcACCCATGCAAATTCCATTTTCATGGTGCATATACAGAAGGCAAAAATCAGGCTGTGAATATAAGTAAGACTTACTTAATTCATCTTTACactagtatttaaaaataaagaaaaatcagtATATACAAGTAACCATGACTAACTCTCAGTTCTGTGTTTGTTATTGTACTAAGACCATGATAATAGTTCCTATGCTGTAGTTAATTTCTTATTCTTGCTCCCACCTTCCAATCATCTGTAAATCTTTGAGAATATGTGGGAaaactttcaggaagaaggggcctcaggaaggaggatttccttccagaagatcccccaggggctgcgcctctacatgctgttttggagtccaaaagagcttcttctggactccaaatcatgtgaccctatgctaatggggcgctgcaaatttacatccgtgcttcattagcatattttgggccatttattatcaTGGGTCTTTTTCCTGTGTAGGGGGCTGGATGTGCTTAATAGTCCCATATTCCACTCATCCTGTACTTCTTCAAATAACTTTTAAATGGACACAACTTTGGTCATGAGGGACCTATGCAGAGTGCAGATCTACTCTGAAAATCAATTACGTAAAATTCAGTCATATCTGCTCACTTAAATTATAGAAACCAATAATTAggcccagatttttttaaaaaggatgccAAATTTAGAAACCTGACTTAATTGTCAAAAGTACTAACTGCCCAGCAGtttgcatttatttcagtggaataGATGATAgctaagcacttctgaaaatgaggctgagatgaagaaaaatatcttagttgtaaatttaaaataaaattgtggtAATCTACAGAGAGGCAATAATCCTGAAACCCCACATCTTCATATTTCCAGAGTCACTCCTCAGAACAGAAGTGCACCGTAAGTGGTTTCTGTTTGTCTCTGTGTTTGTGTATAACTTTACATTAGCAGGAGTTGAGGAGCAACTTTAATATATCTAGGGTATTTTTTAAACCTTGAAGTTCTCATAAGCTAGATTCTTTATGCACAAGGCAGTGAAAAATAGCTGGTACCCCCTGTACCATGAAGCTGTCTGCCAGGGAAAGCTGGCAAAGGCATTTCCACCATCTCTGATCCTCCTCCATCAGATACCATCACCTCCTGTTAGCATAAATTCATCTTAAAATTGCTTTGGTTGTTTACCATCACTAGTCATATTGAAAGGCTGCACCACAGTGTCTCTCTTCTAAGGGGTAAAATCCTTCGTATAAATTCTGACTAAATATATTCATGACAAGGTTATAGCCACTTTTTCTTGTACCAATATTGTCCTTTAGTTCAAATAACTCTTCTCCCTTCTATTGGCGCCTGTTCTAGTTTTGCAATAGTTTTGTCAAACATGGaattgtacacagtattcaagatgaaaTCTTATCAATGCTTTGTACAATGGGAttaaaattccttttctgtaTTGGGAATATCTTGACTGACACATCTTAGATCCCATTTGCCTTTTCAGGTCCTTTTCACACTGGTGGCTCAGAGTTGTCCTGTGACTGACTAATATGCCAAAATCTCTCCCCTACCATTTCTAGTTGATGAGCCATTAGTTATGACAGTTCTGGTAACACCCAGGATTATAAATCACTTTGCTGCCTCCAGTGAAAGAGACTTTTTCTAGTGTTTAACTGCATGTCATCTCCCTGTCATTGCCAACTTGTTAGGCACCTCAACAGTCTTCTCGGGCAGTGTCAGCCTTTGCTTTTTCTTGGACTAGCCCAGTACCCAAACTCTTCTGAAGTATTCCCCTCTAGCATTTAGCCCAGGAGTGGGCAAAATAAGCTCTAGACAGTTTGCCACAGTTAGACCCTGGAGGGCTGCTGGCACTTTATTTATCTGTGActctgcaggtacagctgcttgctTGCTTGTAGCTCCCGTTGGCCGTGGATCACTGTTCCTGGTGAATGGGAGCTTCATGAAGCAGTCTCGCCCAGGACACTGGTTAATGAGTTGCCTCCAGCAAACTTGCTCAGCCCTGATTtagcccctccagctgctgaaCGCCCTCTGAATTACCAGGTTAGCCAAAAGGACAATATTCACAATAGCTTGGATGATTCAGTTTAGGGTCAATGTCTTGTGTAACACCACAGCACTGAGTTATATTTATAGTAAAACCATCATGTTTATCATCAAAGATAGAGGTTTAAGAGCTTGTGATAAAAAATAGATAATGTAAACAAAAGctacatataaaacaaaatcatgaCACTTTCCAGAGATTAACTTTAATCTCTGATGAAATTTTTCACCCCAAATGTCTTGTACAGTTTTTCAGGCAAGCTTGATTGAGATTCTATTTGCAAGAATGTAGACACAAAATTCCTTAGGTGTAGGCTAAAAGGTTGTGTTTTTGCCTTCCCCTTATACTCATTATATTCTCCACTGCTTATATTCCCCAAGATTTATTGTCTGCCCCCAGAGACAGGACAACACCTTTTGGTTCAAGCTCCAGTGTCTTGTCTTCCAGTTGATTTGGCATGTAAATGGGGTTCCCATTGTTTTGACTTACAATGCTTAATTTACATTTCAGCAGAGATACACATGTCAGAAAGAAATCTGTTTTCCTCTTTGGTGACAAATTTTAAAACATGTGGTACATACACAAAAGTCCTTAAATATCGTCCATAGATATGTCTCATGACAGTCATGAATGTGATGGTTTATGCACATCCCATCCCAAGGGAGGTTGTCACTGGGGTATATGGACAGCACTCTTACTGCTTCACATCAGTCTGCGATCTATAGGGCAACCTTCGCTTGCAGGGCAGCCAGAGTCTACAGGAAAGCATTTGCTTGCAGGCAAATTATAATtattataaattatttcaagacAGGAATCAAGTATCAAGGTGACAGTCACTAGATGGAGGGATCGGGCGGCAGCACCAATGGGGGGCCCAAGCCCAGCCAACTCCaccagggccctggcagtggtGGAGTGGTCCACTACTGGCTCAGCAGGGAATCCCAGCAAAATACACTAAGCTCACTCCAGTGGGAGATACCACTTGCACACCCTCCCTCCAGTTCACAACTCgcatgctcaaattcaatacattaacacttggcctCAATAGAGGGCCcccaggagcatccacatggcatttttgtcaacaaattctgttgagaaaggcactctgcctcataggggagagacagaaggttgtcgacaaaagtgctgggttccgttgacagtatgttgacggAATACATTTGTAGtatggatgctctgtgagttttgtcaacaacactctgtagcgtagacgtagctattAGTGTACAAATACGTTTTTCCCTGGGAGGAAGAAATCTGACTAATAAAGTTTTAACTTCCAAGCCAACTGGATGGCAATGACCAGAAAATGTTGTCTTTTTGTGACTGATTCTTAGCCTGTGTGAAATGAATTACTGGTTTCATTCTAATTTCAGTCAAACATATGGCCATATTGCAAGCTAGTCCATAGATGTCTGACTTGGCAGACATCCCAAATATTGATGTATGCATGGAGGAAACTTGCACTGCTGCTACCAACATTGTACTTGTTTGGGGGTCAAATCAGAGCTCATCACTCTTCTTGGCTGTCAGTTTTGAACCTTTAATGAATAATATATTTATTCTTTATGCTAATAGTAACTATGAGCACACATATTCTGAACTGTCCAGAATAATTGGTAGGGGTTTGAAGCCACAAAGGACTATTTTGTTTAGGACTAGGTTTAGAAGTAACACCTagtatcatctgaagaagtggatcttacccacaaaaactcataacctaataaatctgtaagtctttaaggtgctacaggactgcttgttatctagAATCAGTGTTGACCAGATGTGTTTTGGAACAGTAAATAGCACTGTATAAAAAGAACCAGAAATAGCTATCAGAACCCTGTTATACTCAAGCACAGCTGCAAAAAAGAGGTTGAGAGGGCTTGATAAACTATATTGTGGGAACAAGGATTGCCTAGAGTGACAGATTAAAAGACTGAGACTATCAAGGCCAAAAGCTATAAACCTGCCAGTGAAGTGAACAACCCTGGATTAGGCTAATGCAGTGAAACCAGAGAAAGGTCATCAGTATCTTTTTTATACATGTATATGTGAGTCTGATACAGTTCATTAGTTGTCTTTTAAATGGCCAGGCAAAATGCATAACTTCATTTACAATATAAGACTTACTGTGTCAAAATATTGCAGGTATAAAGCAGGTTATATGCTTATACATTAAAACTGGGCAAGTGTCACTGTTTGAGTTGCAGTGGACTTCTATCTCATTAATTTGTGACAATATTTATACTGCAGTTAGAAAAACTATTGAACTGTTGCACCCACCTGAATCTGATTTGGAACTGTACCTCATTCACTGtatgtaacttttttttcttctttctcagtGTTTATTGCATTTGCTGTGGTTGTAAGTGTGGTCTCCCTCGTGCTGATTTTTGTTGTGGCTCCAAGGAAAGGTCAGACGAATATACTGGTCTACATATCAATTTGTTCAGTGATTGGTGCCTTCTCCGTCTCATCTGTCAAGGGCCTCGGCATTGCTATTAAAGAAATACTGGAGCAGAAGCCAGTTTACCAACATCCATTAGTTTATATTTTGGTGGGGACTTTAGTGCTCTCAGTCAGCACTCAGATCAACTATCTTAACAAAGCATTGGACATGTTTAATACATCTCTAGTGACACCTATTTATTATGTGTGTTTCACTACTACAGTTGTGACATGTTCCATCATCCTATTTAAAGAATGGAATAGCATGGATTTGGGAGACATCATTGGCAGCCTCAGTGGATTCTTTACCATAATTATAggtatttttcttttgcatgctTTTAAAAGTACTAATATTACCCTGAAGCAACTGACATCCACTGCTATAAAAGAACCCTCATTGGCTCTACACGAATCTGATGCTCATCATACTTTATTGGAGAACATGGAGAGCCCCACCTTGGCATATGAGGAGGACAACCCTTTATTTACTAGAGGAAATACACAGAAAACAACATGCCATTAAAATACCTTGAAAAGCAAACCAGATCCACCTACATCAGTCAGAACTGTCTTTGCTTTTTTCATGTCAAAAATCCCAACCTACTTATGAAGTGAGAAAAATACTGATGACAACAGCACTGTTCTAGGAGAAATGCATAAGTCGTGTTGATACTAGTTATTGATTACAATCAACAGTTTTCTATTcagcaccacaaatagaaaccaGCATTGAGACTATTTTTCATTTCCCATATCTCTGACAGTGTACACGTTTCTTCAGTCTCCTTATTGTGGTTTAGTCAAGGGGAAGATTTCCTTTTCAGCTGAAGAACTGAAATATGTGCAATTTTCCTTCATGATATGGCACAGTAAACAGGTTTATTAAGGGGTCAGGAACTTTATAGGTATATTCATAAAGGCATGACTAGAAAAATATGATGACCATTTAAAAGATTGGAATGCTTAATATATTGCTAATATATTAATACATAATTATTGTTATATAATGCTTATAAAACATTCAGCTTTGAAGCTGTCCCTTAGCAGATGTCCTGAAGAAAATACTGCCTTCCCCCCATTAACAGTTCTATACTAAAATTTAATTTCTTTAAATGAAGACTTCATTTGTGAGCATTGAACACAGTACAGATATTTCGATATTTATAAAGAGTATGCAGTTGTAGCTGTTTTCTGGTGTCtaatttcttcaagcttttccttttttccctcaGCTAGTTTCCTTTTCTTGACATTAAAAGTCCAGTTCTTCTAACTGGAGTGTTTATATCTTATAAGGCATTTTCCCACCATCTTTTACCTTCTTTTCATGAGACCATGGCCAGAATTTACCAAGTCTTTccagagacatttttttttcccctgaaaatgaAGAATTTCTTTTTGGCTTTAAATAAATCCACATAAGAGCATTTAACAAGATAAAAACAATTTGATTAATGGAAGACAGGCAGGATGTGCTCAAACGCTTTTAAATGTCAAAATTTCTTGATGCTTTCCATAAGCCTTCCTTATGACGTCAATTAGGTCTGCAAAAGGTGTCCTAAAGTAGAGTTCCTGCATGGATACTTGACTAGAATATAATATAGGTTATAATATTTCCTTTTAAACATAGATTTGGTCTTATTAATTATTTcagattttgtttcttttgtattGCTATGAGGCATACGAAGGAACTTGATCTACTACTGTACCTTGCCCTTCAattgcatgcacacatgcacagatACCACAAAATCCaacacatttaattttttaagaaTCCGTACTCTTCCGGACAGAAATCATTAACAGCAATTCTTAATTGCTGAAACAGTCTGAGCAGTACGTCCTCATAGGACTGAAATTTTTCTATATAAAAGCTGTACATGGAGATGTCAGCTGGTTCTAAtgtatcatagtgctgactgtgtaTTAGGTAAAAGGAAGAGTATAATTTACCTTTGCTGTATTGAGTGATCAGGAAGCTTCCAATCATTGCATTAAATGACTTGTCCAGCCCTGTTTTCTACAGCTAGTTAGTATTTGCCTCTCAAATTTGTTAACTTGTTTAAAATTATATGTCGCCTACATTGTGAGAACCTCTAAGTCACAGTGTTGACCACGAAGCCTATAAAAGAAAGCTGACCTGTTCACAGATGCTGTTTCATTTGCACAATTTCTGTTTCACTTGTTTGACACCTCTTTTCCTACTGTATGATGAGCCAGAAAGTTACTTCACCTATCAAAAGTGTATGTCGAATAGACTACAATCAAGTTATATAACTTTTTCTCTGCACATCTTCACCACCCAGCATAGGTTCCTTACTGAATTCCAAGTCTGTTCATCAGAAGAAATTTTTAGGATTCAATCAATTCATGTCCCTTACTCAAAAATTATGTGTAATAGATGATAATGAGGGACTGACTGTGTGTAACAAAGAAGCACAAACAAATAATTTGCACCTTAGATAATGAAGTGTTACGCTTTTGCCTTTTATAAAGTAATCCTGTGCTGTGAAGAGCACTTTAGTGTAGATGCATAAGAAAGGTGATTTACTGACCTTGACAAGTTCCTGACAAGAAGAAAAGAGACTCCAGTCTTTCATGTGTATGTGTATTTTACATACCTTATAAGattgtgtattttatttattttagggaGGTATTCTTAATATGTGTCTGTTTGCTAATGATGATAGTTTTGCCGTGCTATAATAATGTTTTGGAAACCAGCAAAACCAGACTAATAATGATGTTCAGCACACAAGTTTAAAACCATTTTTTTAGCACCAACTTTTAAAcgtaatatttttatttagcttGGTTATGTGGATAATTGGCACACATTACTACAACAGATAGAATTTGTGTCAGTCATTTGCAGATTGCCTTTAACCATCCTCCTGTGAAATCCTAGTTTGACTGAAGTGGTTTGTCTAGGTGTACTCCTCCTGAGTATGGTTTACACAATATAACAGAAATGTTAGTAACATAGGATGCTTTTTTGACTGTGAAAGTTCAGGAGCATAGCCTGTTACGAGTTCTTTTGAGAATCATGGGCAGTAATGTTGAAGCAGTTTTAGCAATGTTGCATGCAACAGGAAAAGGCTCTTACAAAAATTCTTCTCATCTTGGAAATACAATGAGTGTGCATATAGCTTTAGATGTTTTTGCAGATATTGAGATGTATGTGGATTGTATAGAAACTACTTGGAGTTATATCAGTCAGGTGTGTAGGATCAAACTGTTAAGCACAAAAAGCGGCTAATATACATTACTGCAAATTTATGCCATTAACTTTAGAGAGTTTGGCTTTTTAATAAAAACTTATATTGATTCTCAGTGGAAATTAATTAAGCCATTATAGTTTAATATTTAGGAAAAAGTTGTATTTTAAAAGGAAGTCTATTGGCACATTTTCATGAATAACTATCAtagttgtatagtaacagagagggagccgtgctaagTTATCGTAagttttatataatatatataagtTATCATAGTTGTATCCACAAATGGTTATTTGCCTGGACAAATGCTCAGTTACACATGTCtgtaaatgtattattttaaaaaaatgaacacaTACTTGTACATTTTTGCATACCCACATGCCTTACATATTTTTAAAGCTGACTGACAAAATCTGCTTGGTTGTTTTAAGTATGAAATAAGGCTTTCTGGATGAATCTGCTTAGTGTGTACTTACACAAAGTTAACTTCCATAAAGAAAAATGGACATAAAATTCTTGCTTTTCATAAAgtatcaaaatatattttttttttttcgttatGTCCAAGAACACTTGAGAGTGCCAggaaataaatgattttttttttgtctgaggtttgattcttaaagtttttttaatGAATTTCTTAACTATAagaaattttatattttgttgGAAATATTTATACTTAGTGATTACTTTCCTCTGAATGTTTTTTAAGGTTTAATTTGAGAATAAATATATTCTATTATTTTGTCTTGTAATTAAATTAATTATGTGTTAAATATTATGTTCAAAAGAATatgaagtaaaatatttttctggcTTTCCTACAGCAGTTAATCTATCTGTTTAATCTGAACAGAACTGTTTTGTCCCAGTGGTTGCCCAGCATGAAGGAGACTGTTAGGCCGAGTTCCATGTAAATAGTGGACATCAGGCACAATCATGAACTCACTGGTATCAAATGTAAATGGACTGACTTTAAGTCACTATTGTTAACACTTTCCCAGCAGCATTATGGCATTGACACCAGTACAGATGAAATCAGAAACTAGCCTACAAGCTTTAATCCCTACAGTTATTCTATTATAAATCAATCCTTATCATAATTCTTTTTTTTGAATACCCAAAAATGTGCAAGATAGATTAAATATGGGCCCTTCTGCTATGTTTCATATTCTACAAATGATGTCCACATCCAGACAAAAATGGCacaagaaggggaaaaagaagATAACATTAACACGTGCATATTTTTGTGTAGCAAGGCACATATATAGTTTGAAAGCATTTTTTAGGAACTTTTTTTCTCCTTGTTTCTTATAGACCAGACAGCAAAAGTAAGATTTTCAGGAACCAATTTTACGTAGTAATTGAGATTGATGTAGAGATGTAGGGAGGACAGTTCCATATTTTAAGGGAGATGGTATAATGGGGTGCAGAGAAGATGCTGAAGAAGGTGTTGAAGTTGGTGTCAGAACTGGAGGAGACTGGAAGAGtttgaacacaaaacaaaatgagGTCTGAGAAATGCTGTGGCTGACATAGTGGGTTTGTTATGGACTATGCATATCAGAAGACAAACATTTGAAGTGGACTGAATGACACAGAAGATGACAGACCAAAACAGGATAGAAACAGGGTCAGATCACACCTCCAGATATCAACACACAGAGTTATCTTCTTCTGTATGTGAATGTGGGTCTTAGGTGCTACCTTGGTACTGCATTCAGCCTGTACATACACTCCATTCTGCAGAGTTCTCCTTAAATCTGCAGAGGAACAACCCAGCATTAGCTGGAGATAGAAAAATTAGAAGATCTCATGGGCCTTTCCCACTTCTGGCTTCTGTAATTATTCTTTCCTGAGTTTTGAGCTGTATTCCTCAAATACCTAACACAGGGAAACTGAGAATACCatttattggctatgtctacactaaccccaaacttcaaaatggccaagtaaatggccatttcaaagtttactaacgaagcactgaaatacatattcagcgcctcattagcatgcgggcggccgcagcacttcgaaattgacgcggctcgccgccgcgcgacttgtcccaacggggctcctttttgaaaggaccccacctacttcaaagtccccttattcctgtgagcagatgggaataaggggacttcaaagtaggcggggtccttttgaaaaggagtcctgtcaggacgagctgcgtggcggcgagccgcgtcaatttcgaagtgccgcagccgccctcatgctaatgaggtgctgaatatgtatttcagcgcttcattagtaaacttcgaaagggccatgtaaatggccctttcgaagtttggggctagtgtagacacggccataaagtAACATAAAGTGGTTTTGAGGGGTGTTGGGTGGTTAAAGAgctcaaaaatgatatattgcTTTGTCAGATTTGAAAGGAGCCAGATATCACCTGGCTGTAAGTTAATTTATATACAAGGTATTCATAGTGTGTGTAGAAGTACAGCGTCAGGATGCTAACTGACTAGTATATTATATATCCAGCTAGTGAATGATAATACAGACTTTGTTGTTTACTCCTGAGGGACTTCTGCCCCATGGCACAATACAGAATTTGGCAGAAATTAATGTGTGCGCAAGATTTACTTTTTCCtaacaaaaatgagctgcagaggtGTAGGCTGCTTCAAAGGGCCACTGGATCGCTCAGAGCCCAACCCCTGTATGGAAGACAaaagtgggggaagaggaggagaaggagcatgGAGGGTTCCCAGCAACTGATGTAACCAACATGTCCTCAAGTAAGGATGCAGCAGTGCACTGGAAGCTCTGTCAAGCCCAGGACCCAGCATCAGGCTGTTTCTCCTTTTGGACGCCTAGGCTCTAGGAAGGTAGGGGGAGTGGGTGgaatggggctacagctggcctGTAGTGGTAAGGGATGCGAGTCCATGGGTTGGCAGGATCCTCAATTGGtcaaggggaggggacagagaaaCAGGAACTTGGTTGTTATTGCTTTAATGTTCTACTCCTCAGggaatttttgtgtgtgtctgtattgttacagacgTACTTGCAGATAGGTATTTTTGAATTAATTACCAAGTAATTTAAACTGTCATGATTATATAGTGTTATTTTGGCATATAAAAttggcagaattttaaaatattgtgttcagtgattttttatttttttggcatagaattccctcaggagtaaagTTGTTGACATAAAACTGGTTAGCGAAGTACAATATATTTCATAATAGATGCATTAGATAAAATTTTCAGAAACATCTAACTGGTTTAGGGGCCTAACTGTGGCTCTTAAGTCAGTTAggcgcttttgaaaattttatacaTGATTTAGTGCATTGCTTTGGTATTTGCAAtaactaattttaaaaagatCCAAAGCTACAAGGAAAATATATCCTTCGAGTTGTTTGCAGACTTTTCAAGGGAGCTCAAATGTGCCAGACAGCAGTGAGTAGAGATTGTTTAGATCCATAAGAATCAATGATAAAATAtagtaaaagagagaaaaaaacattttaatgtaaataCTTGATATTAGGAGCTCCTTATGTCCTGTATGCTAAAGTTAACAATG
It encodes the following:
- the NIPAL1 gene encoding magnesium transporter NIPA3 translates to MGEPVMVLAQELCRAGAVLSLVCRDSYEAWCQIINVSETQTSFFTYPDSHSNETNLSVSTPAGSKYRLYVGVALAISSSIFVGSSFILKKKGLLQLADKGVTRAGQGGYSYLKEWLWWAGLLSMGIGEAANFAAYAFAPATLVTPLGALSVLISAVLSSYFLNENLNVHGKLGCILSVLGSTVMVIHAPEEEEVTSLEDMEMKLKDPVFIAFAVVVSVVSLVLIFVVAPRKGQTNILVYISICSVIGAFSVSSVKGLGIAIKEILEQKPVYQHPLVYILVGTLVLSVSTQINYLNKALDMFNTSLVTPIYYVCFTTTVVTCSIILFKEWNSMDLGDIIGSLSGFFTIIIGIFLLHAFKSTNITLKQLTSTAIKEPSLALHESDAHHTLLENMESPTLAYEEDNPLFTRGNTQKTTCH